Proteins from one Daphnia pulicaria isolate SC F1-1A chromosome 3, SC_F0-13Bv2, whole genome shotgun sequence genomic window:
- the LOC124329006 gene encoding serine/threonine-protein phosphatase 6 regulatory ankyrin repeat subunit A-like isoform X2, with protein sequence MVILDLNNEPLLIQAIFRGDFNEIKNLLKENVDINYQDEEKRSPLHAAAFKGDANITDLLIQKGARINIKDSKWLTPLHRACKSGNEDAVNVLLKYNADTNARDKNWQTPLHMASCNNAYKCAEALLASSPTVNVSDRTGRTALHHASFNGHCDLVELLIEHGASVNAFDKRDRRALHWASYMGHESVVKILLQNGAEVNIRDKDLYSPLHAAAASGQVFVVQQLLEAGADCNASNSFGNTPLHTACLNGHELVCQDLIASGTSVSAVNLAGQTPIHVSAAATHGERCLGLLIERDANINFQAKDGRTPLHMTAIHGRFMRAQMLLDRGALVDIGDKEGCTALHIAAAHGHELLIGVLLNVGADPSRKGRSGMTPIHLAALSGYVECCRKLLQVRGELDAQDDCGRTCLHLCAFKGNAECLDLLISSGADFNLIDSFGRIPLHYAASQAHFQCVYTLVSVGSSVNLTDSTGATALHYAAAMDTDGKCVEYLLKRKADVSALDKQGYSVLHYAAAGGQHGALHVLLKHFVIPNSNGHTDESMNVSPLHLAAYKGHKGAVTSLAAIHPDVNITDSSGRTALDLSAQFGHIECINALIEHGAQPVAQPKTLLTAVHRAAAKGHSLCLKQLLHTHMQLVDVRDSQKRTPLMLAVQNDNEGRKACTDILLSYTSQVDLFDNNGRTALHYASFRGFEDCVSSLLDAKASPYQKDFLGKTPFHLAAAMGHLYVLKQLIQQGDDSLVDVKLLDHQSYTPLHWAAYKGRENCVEVLLGLDSGSTSLGNQFTPLHCAVSQGNELCAAVLLDHLGPSAVHAKDGIGQTAVHVASSCGSADMLLLLLNYGPDLNGQDIHQRTPTMLAAKGHITVLELLLTQCVDLSKRDRNGNTALHYACLASAESAALMLLERIEPELIDSPNAHLRTPLHIAARNGLVVVTQTLLEKGASLTVMLESHEILTLRQQLAESLAEKTTTTIQNLIQSVVQIPNFIDLSFESAHLSFFNVMLN encoded by the exons atggttatcTTAGATCTTAATAATGAA CCTCTTCTTATTCAAGCAATTTTCAGAGGAGATttcaacgaaataaaaaatctattgAAGGAAAACGTTGACATCAATTatcaagatgaagaaaaacgcAGTCCGTTGCATGCTGCTGCATTTAAAGGTGATGCCAACATCACAGACTTATTAATACAAAAGGGAGCAAGAATAAATATCAAAGATTCCAAGTGGCTTACACCTTTACATAGAGCTTGTAAATCAGGAAATGAG GATGCAGTTAATGTTTTGCTGAAGTATAATGCTGATACCAATGCTCGTGATAAAAACTGGCAGACTCCTTTACATATGGCCAGCTGCAATAATGCTTACAAATGTGCTGAAGCCCTACTCGCTTCATCTCCTACTGTAAATGTTTCCGACAGAACAGGTCGTACAGCACTGCATCATGCTTCTTTTAATGG tcaCTGTGATTTGGTAGAACTTTTAATTGAGCATGGTGCCTCGGTGAATGCGTTCGACAAAAGAGATAGACGCGCACTACATTGGGCATCTTACATGGGTCATGAGTCCGTCGTGAAAATCTTACTGCAGAATGGAGCTGAAGTAAATATACGAGATAAAGACTTGTATTCGCCATTGCACGCG GCTGCTGCTAGTGGACAAGTTTTTGTGGTGCAACAACTCCTAGAAGCGGGGGCCGATTGTAATGCCAGTAATTCATTCGGTAACACTCCGCTTCATACAGCTTGTCTTAACGGACATGAATTGGTCTGTCAGGATCTCATAGCATCAGGAACTTCTGTCAGTGCTGTAAATTTAGCAGGGCAAACTCCAATTCATGTTTCTGCTGCTGCGACTCAT GGAGAACGTTGCTTGGGCCTTCTCATAGAACGAGATGCGAATATAAATTTTCAAGCTAAAGACGG gCGCACCCCTTTACACATGACCGCAATTCACGGCCGATTTATGAGAGCACAAATGCTTTTGGATCGAGGTGCGCTAGTTGATATCGGGGACAAAGAAG gTTGCACTGCCCTACACATTGCAGCTGCACATGGGCACGAACTATTGATTGGCGTGCTTCTCAACGTCGGGGCTGATCCTAGCCGAAAAGGTCGTAGTGGCATGACTCCAATACACTTAGCAGCCCTCAGCGGTTATGTAGAATGTTGTCGAAAGCTCCTTCAAGTCCGTGGTGAATTAGATGCTCAAGATGATTGCGGAAGAACATGCCTTCATCTGTGTGCTTTTAAAGGAAACGCTGAATGCCTTGATTTACTTATTAGTAGTGGAGCTGATTTTAATTTGATCGACTCCTTTGGTCGGATTCCATTGCATTATGCTGCAAGTCAAGCTCATTTCCAATGCGTCTATACTTTAGTCAGTGTGGGGTCCAGTGTAAATTTAACAGATTCAACCGGTGCAACTGCCCTCCATTACGCCGCTGCTATGGACACCGACGGCAAGTGTGTagaatatttactgaaacgCAAAGCAGACGTCTCCGCTTTGGACAAGCAAGGCTATTCGGTACTTCACTACGCTGCGGCAG GTGGACAGCATGGAGCCTTACATGTGCTGTTGAAACACTTTGTGATACCCAATAGCAACGGTCACACCGATGAATCAATGAACGTCTCCCCCCTTCATTTAGCCGCTTATAAAGGTCACAAAGGAGCCGTAACGTCTCTGGCAGCCATACATCCCGATGTAAATATCACTGATTCCAGCGGACGGACTGCACTGGATCTCTCTGCTCAATTTGGCCACATCGAATGTATAAATGCATTAATTGAACACGGTGCTCAACCCGTTGCCCAGCCGAAAACTCTGTTAACTGCAGTTCACAGAGCAGCAGCCAAGGGACATTCCTTGTGCCTCAAACAATTGCTACACAC GCATATGCAACTTGTGGATGTGCGCGATTCCCAAAAGCGAACGCCATTAATGCTCGCCGTACAAAACGACAACGAAGGACGAAAAGCGTGTACCGACATCCTGCTGAGTTACACTTCTCAAGTGGATCTTTTTGATAACAACGGTCGAACGGCTTTACACTACGCTTCATTTCGAGGATTCGAAGATTGTGTCTCCTCGTTATTAGATGCTAAAGCCTCGCCGTATCAAAAGGATTTTCTAGGGAAAACTCCGTTTCACCTAGCGGCAGCCATGGGACATCTTTATGTGCTCAAACAGCTTATACAACAAGGCGACGATTCTTTAGTTGATGTGAAACTACTAGACCATCAAAGCTATACGCCACTTCATTGGGCAGCTTATAAGG GCCGTGAAAATTGTGTTGAAGTGCTCCTAGGACTTGATTCAGGATCGACATCACTTGGAAATCAATTCACGCCTCTTCACTGTGCTGT CTCCCAAGGAAACGAGTTATGCGCTGCCGTGTTGTTGGATCACTTGGGACCATCAGCTGTTCATGCCAAGGACGGAATAGGACAAACGGCCGTGCATG TGGCTTCGTCTTGTGGATCTGCTGACATGCTTCTGCTACTCCTCAACTACGGACCTGATTTGAATGGGCAAGATATTCACCAAAGAACCCCCACGATGCTAGCCGCCAAGGGCCATATAACTGTCTTAG AATTACTACTTACCCAGTGTGTCGACCTCTCCAAGCGTGATCGAAATGGCAATACAGCTTTACATTATGCCTGCCTGGCTTCTGCCGAGTCTGCGGCTCTGATGCTCCTAGAAAGAATTGAACCCGAATTGATCGACTCTCCAAATGCGCATCTGCGAAC ACCGTTGCATATTGCTGCCAGGAACGGATTGGTGGTCGTCACCCAAACGTTGCTTGAAAAGGGAGCCTCGCTCACG GTAATGCTAGAAAGTCACGAGATTCTAACGCTGAGGCAGCAGCTCGCAGAGTCTCTCGCggagaagacgacgacgacgatccaGAATCTTATTCAATCCGTAGTTCAGATTccgaattttattgatttgtcATTCGAGAGCGCACATCTGTCTTTCTTCAATGTCATGTTGAACTGA
- the LOC124329006 gene encoding serine/threonine-protein phosphatase 6 regulatory ankyrin repeat subunit A-like isoform X1: protein MVILDLNNEPLLIQAIFRGDFNEIKNLLKENVDINYQDEEKRSPLHAAAFKGDANITDLLIQKGARINIKDSKWLTPLHRACKSGNEDAVNVLLKYNADTNARDKNWQTPLHMASCNNAYKCAEALLASSPTVNVSDRTGRTALHHASFNGHCDLVELLIEHGASVNAFDKRDRRALHWASYMGHESVVKILLQNGAEVNIRDKDLYSPLHAAAASGQVFVVQQLLEAGADCNASNSFGNTPLHTACLNGHELVCQDLIASGTSVSAVNLAGQTPIHVSAAATHGERCLGLLIERDANINFQAKDGRTPLHMTAIHGRFMRAQMLLDRGALVDIGDKEGCTALHIAAAHGHELLIGVLLNVGADPSRKGRSGMTPIHLAALSGYVECCRKLLQVRGELDAQDDCGRTCLHLCAFKGNAECLDLLISSGADFNLIDSFGRIPLHYAASQAHFQCVYTLVSVGSSVNLTDSTGATALHYAAAMDTDGKCVEYLLKRKADVSALDKQGYSVLHYAAAGGQHGALHVLLKHFVIPNSNGHTDESMNVSPLHLAAYKGHKGAVTSLAAIHPDVNITDSSGRTALDLSAQFGHIECINALIEHGAQPVAQPKTLLTAVHRAAAKGHSLCLKQLLHTHMQLVDVRDSQKRTPLMLAVQNDNEGRKACTDILLSYTSQVDLFDNNGRTALHYASFRGFEDCVSSLLDAKASPYQKDFLGKTPFHLAAAMGHLYVLKQLIQQGDDSLVDVKLLDHQSYTPLHWAAYKGRENCVEVLLGLDSGSTSLGNQFTPLHCAVSQGNELCAAVLLDHLGPSAVHAKDGIGQTAVHVASSCGSADMLLLLLNYGPDLNGQDIHQRTPTMLAAKGHITVLELLLTQCVDLSKRDRNGNTALHYACLASAESAALMLLERIEPELIDSPNAHLRTPLHIAARNGLVVVTQTLLEKGASLTVIDVNGYNPALSCAPNAAVADCLSMIIHIMIDSVTNNGRRSDSLILSNLGNARKSRDSNAEAAARRVSRGEDDDDDPESYSIRSSDSEFY from the exons atggttatcTTAGATCTTAATAATGAA CCTCTTCTTATTCAAGCAATTTTCAGAGGAGATttcaacgaaataaaaaatctattgAAGGAAAACGTTGACATCAATTatcaagatgaagaaaaacgcAGTCCGTTGCATGCTGCTGCATTTAAAGGTGATGCCAACATCACAGACTTATTAATACAAAAGGGAGCAAGAATAAATATCAAAGATTCCAAGTGGCTTACACCTTTACATAGAGCTTGTAAATCAGGAAATGAG GATGCAGTTAATGTTTTGCTGAAGTATAATGCTGATACCAATGCTCGTGATAAAAACTGGCAGACTCCTTTACATATGGCCAGCTGCAATAATGCTTACAAATGTGCTGAAGCCCTACTCGCTTCATCTCCTACTGTAAATGTTTCCGACAGAACAGGTCGTACAGCACTGCATCATGCTTCTTTTAATGG tcaCTGTGATTTGGTAGAACTTTTAATTGAGCATGGTGCCTCGGTGAATGCGTTCGACAAAAGAGATAGACGCGCACTACATTGGGCATCTTACATGGGTCATGAGTCCGTCGTGAAAATCTTACTGCAGAATGGAGCTGAAGTAAATATACGAGATAAAGACTTGTATTCGCCATTGCACGCG GCTGCTGCTAGTGGACAAGTTTTTGTGGTGCAACAACTCCTAGAAGCGGGGGCCGATTGTAATGCCAGTAATTCATTCGGTAACACTCCGCTTCATACAGCTTGTCTTAACGGACATGAATTGGTCTGTCAGGATCTCATAGCATCAGGAACTTCTGTCAGTGCTGTAAATTTAGCAGGGCAAACTCCAATTCATGTTTCTGCTGCTGCGACTCAT GGAGAACGTTGCTTGGGCCTTCTCATAGAACGAGATGCGAATATAAATTTTCAAGCTAAAGACGG gCGCACCCCTTTACACATGACCGCAATTCACGGCCGATTTATGAGAGCACAAATGCTTTTGGATCGAGGTGCGCTAGTTGATATCGGGGACAAAGAAG gTTGCACTGCCCTACACATTGCAGCTGCACATGGGCACGAACTATTGATTGGCGTGCTTCTCAACGTCGGGGCTGATCCTAGCCGAAAAGGTCGTAGTGGCATGACTCCAATACACTTAGCAGCCCTCAGCGGTTATGTAGAATGTTGTCGAAAGCTCCTTCAAGTCCGTGGTGAATTAGATGCTCAAGATGATTGCGGAAGAACATGCCTTCATCTGTGTGCTTTTAAAGGAAACGCTGAATGCCTTGATTTACTTATTAGTAGTGGAGCTGATTTTAATTTGATCGACTCCTTTGGTCGGATTCCATTGCATTATGCTGCAAGTCAAGCTCATTTCCAATGCGTCTATACTTTAGTCAGTGTGGGGTCCAGTGTAAATTTAACAGATTCAACCGGTGCAACTGCCCTCCATTACGCCGCTGCTATGGACACCGACGGCAAGTGTGTagaatatttactgaaacgCAAAGCAGACGTCTCCGCTTTGGACAAGCAAGGCTATTCGGTACTTCACTACGCTGCGGCAG GTGGACAGCATGGAGCCTTACATGTGCTGTTGAAACACTTTGTGATACCCAATAGCAACGGTCACACCGATGAATCAATGAACGTCTCCCCCCTTCATTTAGCCGCTTATAAAGGTCACAAAGGAGCCGTAACGTCTCTGGCAGCCATACATCCCGATGTAAATATCACTGATTCCAGCGGACGGACTGCACTGGATCTCTCTGCTCAATTTGGCCACATCGAATGTATAAATGCATTAATTGAACACGGTGCTCAACCCGTTGCCCAGCCGAAAACTCTGTTAACTGCAGTTCACAGAGCAGCAGCCAAGGGACATTCCTTGTGCCTCAAACAATTGCTACACAC GCATATGCAACTTGTGGATGTGCGCGATTCCCAAAAGCGAACGCCATTAATGCTCGCCGTACAAAACGACAACGAAGGACGAAAAGCGTGTACCGACATCCTGCTGAGTTACACTTCTCAAGTGGATCTTTTTGATAACAACGGTCGAACGGCTTTACACTACGCTTCATTTCGAGGATTCGAAGATTGTGTCTCCTCGTTATTAGATGCTAAAGCCTCGCCGTATCAAAAGGATTTTCTAGGGAAAACTCCGTTTCACCTAGCGGCAGCCATGGGACATCTTTATGTGCTCAAACAGCTTATACAACAAGGCGACGATTCTTTAGTTGATGTGAAACTACTAGACCATCAAAGCTATACGCCACTTCATTGGGCAGCTTATAAGG GCCGTGAAAATTGTGTTGAAGTGCTCCTAGGACTTGATTCAGGATCGACATCACTTGGAAATCAATTCACGCCTCTTCACTGTGCTGT CTCCCAAGGAAACGAGTTATGCGCTGCCGTGTTGTTGGATCACTTGGGACCATCAGCTGTTCATGCCAAGGACGGAATAGGACAAACGGCCGTGCATG TGGCTTCGTCTTGTGGATCTGCTGACATGCTTCTGCTACTCCTCAACTACGGACCTGATTTGAATGGGCAAGATATTCACCAAAGAACCCCCACGATGCTAGCCGCCAAGGGCCATATAACTGTCTTAG AATTACTACTTACCCAGTGTGTCGACCTCTCCAAGCGTGATCGAAATGGCAATACAGCTTTACATTATGCCTGCCTGGCTTCTGCCGAGTCTGCGGCTCTGATGCTCCTAGAAAGAATTGAACCCGAATTGATCGACTCTCCAAATGCGCATCTGCGAAC ACCGTTGCATATTGCTGCCAGGAACGGATTGGTGGTCGTCACCCAAACGTTGCTTGAAAAGGGAGCCTCGCTCACGGTAATTGATGTGAACGGATACAACCCCGCTTTGTCTTGCGCACCGAATGCCGCAGTAGCTGATTGTCTTTCGATGATCATTCACATTATGATCGATTCCGTAACCAATAATGGAAGGAGATCCGATTCTCTTATTTTGTCCAACCTAG GTAATGCTAGAAAGTCACGAGATTCTAACGCTGAGGCAGCAGCTCGCAGAGTCTCTCGCggagaagacgacgacgacgatccaGAATCTTATTCAATCCGTAGTTCAGATTccgaattttattga
- the LOC124329006 gene encoding serine/threonine-protein phosphatase 6 regulatory ankyrin repeat subunit A-like isoform X3, with translation MASCNNAYKCAEALLASSPTVNVSDRTGRTALHHASFNGHCDLVELLIEHGASVNAFDKRDRRALHWASYMGHESVVKILLQNGAEVNIRDKDLYSPLHAAAASGQVFVVQQLLEAGADCNASNSFGNTPLHTACLNGHELVCQDLIASGTSVSAVNLAGQTPIHVSAAATHGERCLGLLIERDANINFQAKDGRTPLHMTAIHGRFMRAQMLLDRGALVDIGDKEGCTALHIAAAHGHELLIGVLLNVGADPSRKGRSGMTPIHLAALSGYVECCRKLLQVRGELDAQDDCGRTCLHLCAFKGNAECLDLLISSGADFNLIDSFGRIPLHYAASQAHFQCVYTLVSVGSSVNLTDSTGATALHYAAAMDTDGKCVEYLLKRKADVSALDKQGYSVLHYAAAGGQHGALHVLLKHFVIPNSNGHTDESMNVSPLHLAAYKGHKGAVTSLAAIHPDVNITDSSGRTALDLSAQFGHIECINALIEHGAQPVAQPKTLLTAVHRAAAKGHSLCLKQLLHTHMQLVDVRDSQKRTPLMLAVQNDNEGRKACTDILLSYTSQVDLFDNNGRTALHYASFRGFEDCVSSLLDAKASPYQKDFLGKTPFHLAAAMGHLYVLKQLIQQGDDSLVDVKLLDHQSYTPLHWAAYKGRENCVEVLLGLDSGSTSLGNQFTPLHCAVSQGNELCAAVLLDHLGPSAVHAKDGIGQTAVHVASSCGSADMLLLLLNYGPDLNGQDIHQRTPTMLAAKGHITVLELLLTQCVDLSKRDRNGNTALHYACLASAESAALMLLERIEPELIDSPNAHLRTPLHIAARNGLVVVTQTLLEKGASLTVIDVNGYNPALSCAPNAAVADCLSMIIHIMIDSVTNNGRRSDSLILSNLGNARKSRDSNAEAAARRVSRGEDDDDDPESYSIRSSDSEFY, from the exons ATGGCCAGCTGCAATAATGCTTACAAATGTGCTGAAGCCCTACTCGCTTCATCTCCTACTGTAAATGTTTCCGACAGAACAGGTCGTACAGCACTGCATCATGCTTCTTTTAATGG tcaCTGTGATTTGGTAGAACTTTTAATTGAGCATGGTGCCTCGGTGAATGCGTTCGACAAAAGAGATAGACGCGCACTACATTGGGCATCTTACATGGGTCATGAGTCCGTCGTGAAAATCTTACTGCAGAATGGAGCTGAAGTAAATATACGAGATAAAGACTTGTATTCGCCATTGCACGCG GCTGCTGCTAGTGGACAAGTTTTTGTGGTGCAACAACTCCTAGAAGCGGGGGCCGATTGTAATGCCAGTAATTCATTCGGTAACACTCCGCTTCATACAGCTTGTCTTAACGGACATGAATTGGTCTGTCAGGATCTCATAGCATCAGGAACTTCTGTCAGTGCTGTAAATTTAGCAGGGCAAACTCCAATTCATGTTTCTGCTGCTGCGACTCAT GGAGAACGTTGCTTGGGCCTTCTCATAGAACGAGATGCGAATATAAATTTTCAAGCTAAAGACGG gCGCACCCCTTTACACATGACCGCAATTCACGGCCGATTTATGAGAGCACAAATGCTTTTGGATCGAGGTGCGCTAGTTGATATCGGGGACAAAGAAG gTTGCACTGCCCTACACATTGCAGCTGCACATGGGCACGAACTATTGATTGGCGTGCTTCTCAACGTCGGGGCTGATCCTAGCCGAAAAGGTCGTAGTGGCATGACTCCAATACACTTAGCAGCCCTCAGCGGTTATGTAGAATGTTGTCGAAAGCTCCTTCAAGTCCGTGGTGAATTAGATGCTCAAGATGATTGCGGAAGAACATGCCTTCATCTGTGTGCTTTTAAAGGAAACGCTGAATGCCTTGATTTACTTATTAGTAGTGGAGCTGATTTTAATTTGATCGACTCCTTTGGTCGGATTCCATTGCATTATGCTGCAAGTCAAGCTCATTTCCAATGCGTCTATACTTTAGTCAGTGTGGGGTCCAGTGTAAATTTAACAGATTCAACCGGTGCAACTGCCCTCCATTACGCCGCTGCTATGGACACCGACGGCAAGTGTGTagaatatttactgaaacgCAAAGCAGACGTCTCCGCTTTGGACAAGCAAGGCTATTCGGTACTTCACTACGCTGCGGCAG GTGGACAGCATGGAGCCTTACATGTGCTGTTGAAACACTTTGTGATACCCAATAGCAACGGTCACACCGATGAATCAATGAACGTCTCCCCCCTTCATTTAGCCGCTTATAAAGGTCACAAAGGAGCCGTAACGTCTCTGGCAGCCATACATCCCGATGTAAATATCACTGATTCCAGCGGACGGACTGCACTGGATCTCTCTGCTCAATTTGGCCACATCGAATGTATAAATGCATTAATTGAACACGGTGCTCAACCCGTTGCCCAGCCGAAAACTCTGTTAACTGCAGTTCACAGAGCAGCAGCCAAGGGACATTCCTTGTGCCTCAAACAATTGCTACACAC GCATATGCAACTTGTGGATGTGCGCGATTCCCAAAAGCGAACGCCATTAATGCTCGCCGTACAAAACGACAACGAAGGACGAAAAGCGTGTACCGACATCCTGCTGAGTTACACTTCTCAAGTGGATCTTTTTGATAACAACGGTCGAACGGCTTTACACTACGCTTCATTTCGAGGATTCGAAGATTGTGTCTCCTCGTTATTAGATGCTAAAGCCTCGCCGTATCAAAAGGATTTTCTAGGGAAAACTCCGTTTCACCTAGCGGCAGCCATGGGACATCTTTATGTGCTCAAACAGCTTATACAACAAGGCGACGATTCTTTAGTTGATGTGAAACTACTAGACCATCAAAGCTATACGCCACTTCATTGGGCAGCTTATAAGG GCCGTGAAAATTGTGTTGAAGTGCTCCTAGGACTTGATTCAGGATCGACATCACTTGGAAATCAATTCACGCCTCTTCACTGTGCTGT CTCCCAAGGAAACGAGTTATGCGCTGCCGTGTTGTTGGATCACTTGGGACCATCAGCTGTTCATGCCAAGGACGGAATAGGACAAACGGCCGTGCATG TGGCTTCGTCTTGTGGATCTGCTGACATGCTTCTGCTACTCCTCAACTACGGACCTGATTTGAATGGGCAAGATATTCACCAAAGAACCCCCACGATGCTAGCCGCCAAGGGCCATATAACTGTCTTAG AATTACTACTTACCCAGTGTGTCGACCTCTCCAAGCGTGATCGAAATGGCAATACAGCTTTACATTATGCCTGCCTGGCTTCTGCCGAGTCTGCGGCTCTGATGCTCCTAGAAAGAATTGAACCCGAATTGATCGACTCTCCAAATGCGCATCTGCGAAC ACCGTTGCATATTGCTGCCAGGAACGGATTGGTGGTCGTCACCCAAACGTTGCTTGAAAAGGGAGCCTCGCTCACGGTAATTGATGTGAACGGATACAACCCCGCTTTGTCTTGCGCACCGAATGCCGCAGTAGCTGATTGTCTTTCGATGATCATTCACATTATGATCGATTCCGTAACCAATAATGGAAGGAGATCCGATTCTCTTATTTTGTCCAACCTAG GTAATGCTAGAAAGTCACGAGATTCTAACGCTGAGGCAGCAGCTCGCAGAGTCTCTCGCggagaagacgacgacgacgatccaGAATCTTATTCAATCCGTAGTTCAGATTccgaattttattga
- the LOC124329162 gene encoding guanine nucleotide-binding protein G(I)/G(S)/G(T) subunit beta-1 yields the protein MNELDSLRQEAEALKNAIRDARKSACDTTLVQATANMEAIGRIQMRTRRTLRGHLAKIYAMHWGTDSRNLVSASQDGKLIVWDSYTTNKVHAIPLRSSWVMTCAYAPSGNYVACGGLDNICSIYSLKTREGNVRVSRELPGHTGYLSCCRFLDDNQIVTSSGDMTCALWDIETGQQTTSFTGHTGDVMSLSLSPDMRTFVSGACDASAKLWDVRDGMCRQTFSGHESDINAIGFFPNGYAFATGSDDATCRLFDIRADQELAMYSHDNIICGITSVAFSKSGRLLLAGYDDFNCNVWDSMRTERAGVLAGHDNRVSCLGVTEDGMAVATGSWDSFLKIWN from the exons ATGAATGAGTTAGATAGCTTACGACAAGAAGCCGAAGCTCTGAAGAATGCCATTCGG GACGCGAGGAAATCCGCCTGCGACACGACGCTGGTCCAGGCGACGGCCAACATGGAGGCGATTGGTCGAATCCAGATGCGGACCAGGCGGACTTTACGTGGtcatttggccaaaatctaCGCCATGCATTGGGGCACGGATTCTAGAAATTTAGTCTCGGCATCTCAG GATGGCAAACTAATTGTATGGGATTCATACACGACAAacaaagtgcacgccataccTCTTCGTTCCAGTTGGGTGATGACATGCGCCTATGCTCCATCTGGGAATTACGTCGCCTGTGGCGGCTTGGACAATATCTGCTCAATATACAG CCTGAAAACACGCGAAGGCAACGTTCGAGTCAGCCGGGAATTGCCGGGACACACGGGCTATCTGAGCTGCTGCCGTTTCCTCGATGACAACCAAATTGTCACCAGCTCTGGAGATATGACCTg TGCTCTGTGGGACATCGAAACGGGACAGCAAACAACATCTTTTACTGGACACACTGGCGACGTCATGTCTCTCTCCCTTTCGCCCGATATGCGCACATTTGTATCTGGAGCTTGTGATGCCTCCGCTAAG CTTTGGGACGTTCGCGACGGAATGTGTCGCCAGACTTTCTCTGGTCACGAGTCAGACATTAACGCGATAGGG TTTTTCCCCAACGGTTACGCTTTCGCAACTGGATCGGATGACGCCACTTGTCGTTTGTTTGACATCCGAGCCGACCAAGAGCTGGCCATGTATTCGCACGACAACATCATATGCGGCATCACATCTGTTGCGTTTTCCAAATCTGGCCGTCTCCTATTGGCTGGCTACGACGATTTCAATTGCAACGTGTGGGACTCTATGAGGACAGAACGAGCAG GTGTGTTAGCAGGTCACGACAACCGCGTCAGTTGTTTGGGCGTTACAGAAGATGGCATGGCCGTGGCCACCGGATCATGGGATAGTTTCCTGAAAATTTGGAACTAA